From one Lolium rigidum isolate FL_2022 chromosome 4, APGP_CSIRO_Lrig_0.1, whole genome shotgun sequence genomic stretch:
- the LOC124706467 gene encoding L-type lectin-domain containing receptor kinase SIT2-like translates to MLPKKLLLAQLLVAVVVEGGVEFAYEGFAAAGAGLALGGTASVTPDGLLLLTNDTNLNVAHAFHPDPVRFHRPSSTLGGGAPVMSSFSTTFVFAIVSELIGLSTSGLAFLVAPTSRDLSTATAAQYLGMFNASDNGDPRNRVFAVELDTVRNTEFEDMDGNHVGIDVNSLNSSAAATAGYYDDATGAFQNLDLGSRDPMQVWVDYDAATTEITVAMAPARSPRPKRPLLSTRINLSTIIADTAYVGFSSGSSIVLCKNYVLGWSFSLDGGAAPALDDAKLPKLPRIGPKPRSKALAIVLPIITTATVLAAVGVGLLLLRRRLRYAELREDWEVEFGPHRFAFKDLYDATAGFKDKRLLGAGGFGSVYMGVLPGSRSEVAVKRVSHESRQGMKEFIAEVVSIGRLRHRNLVQLLGYCRRKGELLLVYDYMPNGSLDKYLHGHGEETALDWAQRLRIIKGVASGLLYLHEDWEQVVIHRDIKASNVLVDGEMNGRLGDFGLAKLYDHGASAKTTHVVGTMGYLAPELVRTGRATTLSDVFAFGAFLLEVTCGRRPIEESEEDVDDRFVLADWVLGHWRNGAITGAVDAKLRAGYNTAEADLVLRLGLTCLHPSPVARPSMRQVMQYLNSSAPLPELPPTYVTINMLAAMETHQGVLGTRAVWRSTSSIATMSDSDIGLSTGR, encoded by the coding sequence ATGCTTCCCAAGAAGCTGCTACTCGCGCAGCTGCTTGTGGCAGTGGTCGTCGAGGGCGGTGTGGAGTTCGCCTATGAGGGCTTCGCCGCCGCTGGGGCGGGGCTGGCGCTCGGCGGTACAGCCAGCGTCACGCCGGATGGGCTTCTGCTGCTCACCAACGACACCAACTTGAACGTAGCCCACGCCTTCCACCCGGATCCGGTCAGGTTCCACCGTCCATCGTCGACGTTGGGTGGTGGCGCGCCCGTGATGTCCTCATTCTCGACTACCTTCGTCTTCGCCATCGTGTCGGAGCTGATCGGCCTGAGCACGAGCGGCTTGGCGTTCCTGGTCGCGCCGACCAGCCGGGACCTGTCTACTGCAACTGCGGCGCAGTACCTAGGGATGTTCAACGCCAGCGACAACGGCGACCCACGGAACCGCGTCTTCGCCGTCGAGCTGGACACCGTGCGCAACACGGAGTTCGAGGACATGGACGGCAACCACGTCGGCATCGATGTCAACAGCCTTAACTCCTCGGCGGCCGCCACGGCGGGCTACTACGACGACGCCACCGGCGCATTTCAGAACCTGGACCTGGGGAGCCGGGACCCGATGCAGGTATGGGTAGACTACGACGCCGCAACGACGGAGATTACGGTGGCCATGGCTCCGGCGCGGTCGCCCCGGCCCAAGAGGCCGCTCCTGTCCACGAGGATCAACCTCTCGACGATCATCGCCGACACAGCGTACGTCGGCTTCTCGTCGGGGTCCAGCATCGTGCTGTGCAAGAACTATGTGCTAGGCTGGAGCTTCAGCCTGGACGGCGGCGCCGCTCCAGCGCTCGACGACGCCAAGCTGCCGAAGCTGCCCCGCATTGGCCCCAAGCCTCGGTCCAAAGCACTCGCCATCGTGCTGCCCATCATCACCACGGCCACCGTCCTCGCGGCGGTCGGCGTCGGCCtcctgctcctccgccgccgtctcAGGTACGCTGAGCTGCGTGAAGATTGGGAGGTGGAATTCGGCCCCCATCGGTTCGCGTTCAAGGACCTGTACGACGCTACCGCCGGTTTCAAGGACAAGCGGCTGCTCGGCGCCGGAGGGTTCGGGAGCGTGTACATGGGCGTACTCCCAGGGTCCCGGTCCGAGGTCGCCGTGAAGAGGGTGTCGCATGAGTCGAGACAGGGGATGAAGGAGTTCATCGCCGAGGTCGTCAGCATCGGGCGCCTCCGGCACCGTAACCTCGTCCAGCTGctcggctattgccggcgcaaaGGGGAGCTCTTGCTGGTATACGATTACATGCCAAACGGCAGCCTGGACAAGTACTTGCACGGCCATGGCGAGGAGACCGCTCTCGACTGGGCTCAGAGGCTCCGGATCATCAAAGGCGTCGCGTCCGGCTTGCTCTATCTCCACGAGGACTGGGAGCAGGTTGTCATCCACCGGGACATCAAGGCCAGCAATGTGCTCGTCGACGGCGAGATGAACGGTCGGCTAGGCGACTTCGGCCTCGCGAAACTGTACGACCATGGAGCGTCTGCCAAGACCACGCATGTGGTCGGCACCATGGGGTACCTCGCGCCGGAGCTGGTGCGCACCGGCAGAGCGACCACCCTCTCCGACGTGTTCGCCTTCGGCGCGTTCCTCCTGGAGGTCACATGCGGTCGGAGGCCCATCGAGGAGTCGGAGGAGGACGTCGACGACCGATTCGTGCTGGCGGACTGGGTGCTGGGGCACTGGCGGAATGGTGCCATCACGGGCGCCGTGGACGCCAAGCTCCGCGCGGGGTACAACACCGCCGAGGCGGATCTGGTGCTCCGGCTGGGGCTGACATGCCTGCATCCGTCGCCGGTGGCGCGCCCAAGCATGAGACAGGTCATGCAGTACCTCAACAGCAGCGCGCCGTTGCCAGAGCTTCCCCCGACCTACGTCACGATCAACATGCTCGCGGCCATGGAGACACACCAGGGCGTTCTTGGCACGCGGGCTGTCTGGAGGTCGACGTCGAGCATCGCCACCATGTCTGACAGTGACATTGGCCTCTCCACCGGCCGATGA